TCGATATTCCGATGGGCGACTTTACCGTCACCATTCCCTACGCTCGCATGCTGATCGTGGGGGTGACCATCGCGCTGATGATTCTGCTCACACTGTTCATCGCCAATTCACGCATGGGCCGTGCCTGCCGTGCCTGCGCAGAGGACATGCGCATGGCCAACCTGCTCGGCATCGATACGAATCGCGTGATCTCGTTCACGTTCGTGCTCGGCGCCATGCTCGCCGCCGTGGGGGGCGTGCTGATCGGCCTGACGATTGGCAAGCTCAATCCGTACATCGGCTTCATCGTCGGTATCAAAGCCTTCACGGCGGCGGTGCTGGGCGGTATCGGCAGCATTCCCGGCGCCATGCTGGGCGGTGTGCTGCTGGGGCTGGCAGAGACGCTCGCTTCGGGCTACATGCCCTCCGAGTACAAGGACATCGTGGCGTTCTGCCTGCTGGTACTGGTGCTGCTGTTCCGCCCGACCGGCCTGCTGGGCAAGCCCGACGTCGAGAAAGTCTGAGGTCGACCATGACACAACAACTCACGCTCAAGTCCGGTGCCGCCAACCGTGCACCGGCAGGCGACACGCTCAAGGGTGCGGTCATCGCCGCGCTCGTGACGATCGTTCTTACGGCCCCCATCCTTGGCCTGCAACTGAAGCTCGATGGCTATCGGGTGGTGCTCGAACAACACTGGCGTCCGGTCTGG
This window of the Pandoraea fibrosis genome carries:
- the livH gene encoding high-affinity branched-chain amino acid ABC transporter permease LivH; the protein is MNEFFPQLAQQLVNGLTLGAIYALIAIGYTMVYGIIGMINFAHGEIYMIGAYVGLVTLTAIGAAAGYPLPLVLGAALLVSVLVTGLYGFAIERVAYRPLRGGPRLGPLISAIGMSIFLQNYVQIGQGARDVSVPMLISGAIDIPMGDFTVTIPYARMLIVGVTIALMILLTLFIANSRMGRACRACAEDMRMANLLGIDTNRVISFTFVLGAMLAAVGGVLIGLTIGKLNPYIGFIVGIKAFTAAVLGGIGSIPGAMLGGVLLGLAETLASGYMPSEYKDIVAFCLLVLVLLFRPTGLLGKPDVEKV